The following coding sequences lie in one Rutidosis leptorrhynchoides isolate AG116_Rl617_1_P2 chromosome 4, CSIRO_AGI_Rlap_v1, whole genome shotgun sequence genomic window:
- the LOC139842821 gene encoding 9-cis-epoxycarotenoid dioxygenase NCED1, chloroplastic-like, with protein sequence MASSLSTSSFSPSTTNIFHKPKFILPNKKTTTFCAVQLPSIANFPKKQSESQFPSSWNLFQKISSIALDAVENGLIERERKNPLPKTADPKIQISGNFSPVPDQPVRHSLPVTGTIPDHINGVYLRNGANPLFEPTSGHHLFDGDGMIYAVKFDNGSASYACRFTETQRLVQERAIGKPVFPKAIGELHGHSGIAKLLLFYARGLCGLVDHSQGIGVANAGLVYFNNRLLAMSEDDLPYEVRVTPTGDLKTVGRYDFNGQLKSNMIAHPKLDPVSGELFSLSYDVIQKPYLKYLRFSPNGEKSKDVTINLGKPTMVHDFAITENFVVVPDHQVVFNMSEMITGGSPVVYDKKKVSRFGVLDKYASDDSGIKWVEVPDCFCFHLWNAWEEPEHDEVVVIGSCMTPADSIFNESDEELKSVLSEIRLNLKTGKSTRRAIISPEGNVNLEAGMVNKNLLGRKSKYAYLAIAEPWPKVSGFAKVDLSTGETKKYIYGNKKYGGEPLFLPRDPTSNAEDDGHILTFVHDEKTWKSELQIVNAITLQLEATVKLPSRVPYGFHGTFVSAKDLATQP encoded by the coding sequence ATGGCGTCTTCACTTTCCACATCATCATTTTCTCCTTCTACTACTAATATCTTCCATAAACccaaattcatattaccaaataaaAAAACAACCACTTTTTGTGCTGTTCAGTTGCCTTCAATCGCTAATTTCCCCAAAAAACAATCTGAGTCCCAATTCCCATCATCGTGGAATTTGTTTCAAAAGATATCTTCTATAGCATTGGATGCAGTCGAAAACGGGCTAATCGAACGTGAGCGAAAAAACCCGTTACCGAAAACAGCTGATCCGAAAATTCAAATATCGGGTAACTTTTCACCCGTACCCGACCAACCCGTTCGACACTCTTTACCTGTTACTGGAACAATCCCGGATCATATTAACGGAGTTTATTTACGAAATGGGGCTAACCCGTTATTCGAGCCAACTTCGGGCCATCATTTATTTGACGGTGACGGTATGATTTACGCCGTGAAATTCGATAACGGGTCCGCGAGTTACGCTTGCCGGTTTACCGAGACGCAGAGGCTCGTTCAGGAGCGTGCTATCGGTAAACCGGTTTTTCCTAAAGCTATTGGGGAACTTCATGGGCATTCGGGTATAGCGAAATTGTTATTGTTTTACGCACGCGGGTTATGTGGATTGGTCGATCATAGTCAAGGCATTGGGGTCGCGAATGCGGGtttggtttattttaataataggcTTTTAGCGATGTCCGAGGATGATTTGCCTTATGAAGTACGTGTTACCCCGACCGGGGATTTGAAAACGGTTGGGCGGTACGACTTTAATGGGCAATTGAAGTCTAATATGATCGCGCACCCGAAACTTGACCCAGTTTCGGGTGAACTTTTTTCATTAAGTTATGATGTCATTCAAAAGCCTTACTTGAAATACTTAAGGTTTTCGCCTAATGGTGAGAAATCGAAAGATGTGACGATAAATTTGGGGAAACCTACTATGGTTCACGATTTCGCGATTACTGAGAATTTCGTGGTGGTCCCAGATCACCAGGTGGTTTTCAACATGTCGGAAATGATAACTGGTGGGTCCCCGGTGGTGTACGATAAAAAGAAGGTGTCGCGTTTTGGTGTTCTTGATAAGTATGCGAGTGATGATTCGGGCATTAAGTGGGTCGAGGTTCCAGATTGTTTTTGTTTTCATCTTTGGAACGCGTGGGAAGAACCCGAACACGACGAGGTTGTCGTGATCGGGTCCTGTATGACCCCCGCGGATTCGATTTTTAACGAGAGTGACGAGGAGTTAAAAAGTGTATTATCTGAAATTCGATTAAATTTGAAAACAGGAAAATCGACCCGCCGAGCTATCATTTCGCCTGAAGGCAATGTTAACCTCGAAGCTGGGATGGTGAATAAAAATCTTCTAGGTCGTAAATCCAAATACGCTTACCTAGCCATAGCCGAGCCATGGCCTAAGGTATCAGGTTTCGCAAAAGTTGATTTATCAACGGGCGAAACAAAGAAGTATATTTACGGTAACAAAAAGTATGGGGGAGAACCTCTGTTTCTCCCCCGCGACCCGACCTCAAATGCTGAAGACGATGGTCACATTTTGACATTTGTCCACGACGAAAAGACGTGGAAATCAGAACTACAAATTGTTAACGCGATCACGTTACAATTAGAGGCAACAGTGAAGCTGCCTTCAAGGGTTCCATATGGTTTTCATGGAACATTTGTAAGTGCTAAAGATTTAGCAACACAACCATGA